The following are encoded together in the Vibrio zhugei genome:
- the macA gene encoding macrolide transporter subunit MacA, with protein sequence MPTFLKRKIVFIPLLVIVIAASLYSVLKPEPEKPQYTTQPVTKGNIEKTVIATGMLHASNMVEVGAQASGQINRLAVNLGDNIKQGQLVAQIDSMTQQNTLKEAEASLNSLQAQLRAKQAQIRQAQAEYQRQQAMLKDKASSKADYESAEANLAVYQAEAQQLDAKIQQAKISVDTAKVDLGYTTISAPMDGTVVYKAVSEGQTVNANQTTPTIIELANLDKMTVKVEISEADIIHVKPGMPVHFTIMGDPEHQYVATLRAIEPGPTIMTGDDSNLSAGDNDAIYYYGLFDIANPDHILRIGMTAQVSIVLQHANDVLMVPSQAVSSTTDDTGKNHYQVPVLDNGKLVYRDVTVGVNNKVNTEIQSGLKQGEEVIVGMPSGSNFADHIGRGPF encoded by the coding sequence ATGCCAACTTTTTTAAAACGTAAAATCGTTTTTATTCCTCTTCTTGTCATTGTTATTGCAGCTAGTCTTTATAGCGTTTTGAAGCCCGAGCCAGAAAAACCTCAGTACACGACTCAACCTGTCACCAAGGGTAATATTGAAAAAACGGTGATTGCCACTGGTATGTTACATGCGTCAAACATGGTTGAAGTCGGGGCGCAAGCCTCAGGGCAAATTAATCGTCTAGCGGTGAATTTAGGCGATAACATCAAACAGGGTCAATTAGTCGCGCAAATCGATAGCATGACACAGCAAAATACGCTCAAAGAAGCCGAAGCCTCTCTCAATAGCTTGCAAGCGCAATTACGTGCTAAACAAGCGCAAATTCGTCAAGCACAAGCTGAATATCAGCGTCAACAAGCCATGCTAAAAGATAAGGCAAGCTCAAAAGCCGATTATGAAAGTGCAGAAGCCAATCTTGCTGTGTATCAAGCAGAAGCACAGCAGCTAGATGCCAAAATCCAACAAGCCAAAATTTCTGTGGATACCGCTAAAGTGGATTTAGGCTATACCACGATTTCTGCTCCTATGGACGGTACCGTGGTTTATAAAGCGGTCTCAGAGGGACAAACGGTCAATGCCAATCAAACCACGCCAACGATCATTGAGCTTGCCAATCTCGATAAAATGACCGTCAAAGTAGAAATTTCTGAAGCGGATATTATCCATGTCAAACCCGGAATGCCGGTGCATTTTACCATTATGGGCGATCCAGAACATCAATACGTCGCAACGTTACGGGCCATTGAGCCAGGTCCAACCATTATGACGGGGGATGACAGTAATCTATCCGCCGGTGACAATGATGCCATCTACTATTATGGTCTCTTCGATATTGCCAATCCAGATCATATCCTGCGTATTGGTATGACAGCGCAAGTGTCCATCGTGCTGCAACACGCCAATGATGTCTTGATGGTGCCCTCGCAAGCGGTAAGCTCAACCACTGACGACACGGGTAAAAACCATTATCAAGTCCCTGTATTAGACAACGGCAAATTGGTTTATCGTGATGTCACAGTGGGCGTGAATAACAAAGTGAATACCGAGATACAATCTGGTCTTAAACAAGGAGAGGAAGTGATCGTTGGTATGCCAAGTGGTAGCAACTTCGCTGACCACATCGGACGAGGACCTTTTTAA
- a CDS encoding L-serine ammonia-lyase, with protein sequence MISVFDIFKIGVGPSSSHTVGPMKAGKQFIDDLQQAGTLHHVDTITVDVYGSLSLTGKGHHTDIAIIMGLSGQSPETVDIDSIPSFIAQVEQSERLPIENYQHQVIFPREGGMNFHQSNLSLHENGMQIHAWQDGQRLLSKTYYSIGGGFIVDEEHFGQSLETDVTLPYPFSSADSLVSLCHEHGLSISALVMKNEQAIHSQDEIKEYFAKVWRVMKDCMDRGIDSEGLLPGPLRVPRRASALHQQLLTSEKLTNDPMAVVDWVNMYAFAVNEENAAGGRVVTAPTNGACGIIPAVLAYYDKFIQTVTEKDYLRYFATSGAIGGLYKQNASISGAEVGCQGEVGVACSMAAAGLAELLGGSPEQVCIAAEIGMEHNLGLTCDPVAGQVQVPCIERNGIAAVKAINSTRMAMRRSSAPRVSLDKVIETMFETGKDMNAKYRETSQGGLAVKVFC encoded by the coding sequence ATGATTAGTGTCTTTGATATCTTTAAAATTGGCGTCGGTCCATCAAGCTCTCACACTGTGGGGCCAATGAAAGCCGGTAAACAATTTATTGATGATCTGCAACAAGCAGGAACACTTCACCACGTCGATACCATCACGGTGGATGTCTATGGATCACTATCACTGACAGGGAAAGGTCATCATACGGATATTGCGATCATTATGGGGCTGTCTGGGCAGTCACCAGAAACGGTAGATATTGATAGCATCCCTTCTTTCATTGCTCAAGTAGAGCAATCTGAACGGTTACCGATTGAAAACTATCAACATCAGGTTATTTTTCCCCGTGAAGGTGGCATGAATTTCCATCAAAGTAATCTGTCATTACATGAAAATGGGATGCAAATTCACGCTTGGCAAGATGGTCAACGTCTATTGAGTAAAACCTACTACAGTATCGGTGGTGGCTTTATTGTCGACGAAGAACATTTTGGCCAATCATTGGAAACCGATGTCACCCTACCTTATCCTTTTTCTAGTGCTGATTCCTTAGTGAGTTTATGCCATGAACATGGCCTATCGATCAGTGCGCTCGTCATGAAAAACGAACAGGCCATTCATTCTCAAGACGAGATCAAAGAATACTTTGCCAAAGTGTGGCGCGTGATGAAGGACTGCATGGACAGAGGCATTGATTCCGAAGGTTTACTGCCAGGGCCATTGCGTGTGCCTCGCCGCGCCTCCGCGCTTCACCAACAGCTATTAACCTCAGAAAAATTGACGAACGATCCGATGGCGGTCGTAGATTGGGTCAACATGTACGCCTTTGCTGTCAATGAGGAAAATGCCGCCGGTGGACGCGTGGTCACCGCCCCCACCAATGGTGCGTGCGGAATTATCCCAGCGGTTCTTGCCTATTACGACAAGTTTATCCAAACCGTGACGGAAAAAGACTATTTACGCTACTTTGCGACGTCAGGTGCCATCGGCGGGTTATATAAGCAAAATGCCTCTATCTCTGGTGCTGAAGTCGGTTGCCAAGGGGAAGTGGGCGTCGCATGCTCAATGGCCGCCGCTGGGTTGGCGGAATTATTAGGCGGTAGCCCGGAGCAAGTCTGCATTGCCGCAGAAATTGGGATGGAACACAACCTTGGCCTAACGTGTGACCCTGTTGCAGGGCAAGTGCAAGTGCCTTGTATTGAAAGAAATGGCATTGCCGCGGTAAAAGCCATTAACTCAACACGTATGGCGATGCGCCGCTCGTCAGCCCCGCGCGTCTCCTTAGACAAAGTGATTGAAACCATGTTTGAAACAGGCAAAGACATGAACGCGAAATATCGTGAAACCTCACAAGGGGGTTTAGCCGTTAAAGTCTTCTGTTAG
- a CDS encoding CoA pyrophosphatase, translated as MSSFSKLDFLNHFVLSPAAQYPTATQQPAKTLAGKANSLRHAGVLIGLVERPNGLHVIFTRRADHLRHHPGEVSFPGGRYEHDDASLSDTAQREAREEIGVPIEDIDVIGQLPPLVTVSQFCVTPIVAFIPCDYTPRIDPNEVAEVFEVPAQHIFHPSSLGSYTFTIRNQAHQVFGMTYNHHLIWGVTAQIIHALQQQLALPEHR; from the coding sequence GTGTCGTCCTTCTCGAAACTCGATTTTTTAAATCACTTCGTGCTAAGCCCTGCGGCACAATATCCAACCGCGACTCAACAACCAGCCAAGACTCTAGCAGGAAAAGCAAACTCATTGCGCCATGCAGGAGTATTAATCGGCTTAGTGGAACGCCCGAATGGGTTGCACGTCATTTTTACACGGCGAGCCGACCATTTGCGGCACCACCCAGGAGAAGTCAGTTTTCCAGGGGGGCGCTATGAACATGACGACGCCTCTCTCAGTGATACCGCACAACGTGAAGCGCGCGAAGAAATCGGCGTGCCGATTGAGGATATTGACGTCATTGGTCAATTGCCGCCCTTGGTGACCGTCAGCCAGTTTTGTGTGACCCCCATCGTCGCGTTTATTCCCTGTGATTATACGCCACGCATCGATCCCAATGAGGTGGCTGAAGTGTTCGAAGTCCCAGCTCAACACATCTTCCATCCAAGCTCTCTTGGGTCTTATACATTTACCATTCGCAATCAAGCCCATCAAGTCTTTGGTATGACGTACAACCACCATTTAATATGGGGAGTCACCGCGCAAATTATTCATGCATTACAACAACAATTAGCGCTACCTGAGCACCGCTAA
- the pabB gene encoding aminodeoxychorismate synthase component I produces MNHKKNTLIDIEKLAYAPKLAEQLFEPIQHLPWAMLLRSSAENHQDSRFDVLVAKPLVTLTTFAGQTTIETAQQHMVSHDDPFVLTAQYQEQYLPDLTCDLDVPFVGGALGYWAYDLGRRIETLPATAEHDIAMPDMAVGLYEWAVIVDHQTQSAFVVGQNVLDAWTWLKNQPRPPAASLTVGPWQSNMTQAQYAKKFNAVQAYLRSGDCYQVNLTQRFCAPYQGSEWHIYTQLEQANRAPFSAFLRLPQGAIISLSPERFLRVNDRHIDTKPIKGTRPRSEDANQDKKLANELAHSAKDQAENLMIVDLLRNDVGKVAMPGSVRVPHLFAVESFPAVHHLVSTITAQLDERYTMAQLLRACFPGGSITGAPKIRAMQIIEELEPHRRSLYCGSIGYISRHGRMDTSITIRTLIACQNLLYVWAGGGLVADSQVDDEYQETLDKLSRILPLLG; encoded by the coding sequence ATGAATCACAAAAAAAATACGCTCATCGATATCGAGAAACTCGCTTATGCTCCTAAACTTGCCGAGCAATTATTCGAACCCATACAACATCTTCCATGGGCGATGTTGCTACGTTCTTCTGCCGAGAATCATCAAGATAGCCGATTTGATGTGCTAGTGGCTAAGCCACTCGTCACATTAACCACATTTGCAGGTCAAACCACCATCGAGACAGCGCAACAACACATGGTGAGTCATGACGACCCATTTGTCTTGACCGCGCAGTATCAAGAGCAGTATTTGCCCGATTTAACGTGTGATTTAGATGTTCCCTTTGTCGGCGGAGCACTAGGCTATTGGGCCTATGATTTAGGTCGGCGGATTGAAACGCTCCCAGCCACAGCAGAGCACGATATTGCAATGCCCGACATGGCGGTAGGGCTGTATGAATGGGCAGTGATTGTCGATCACCAAACACAAAGCGCTTTCGTGGTCGGTCAGAATGTGCTCGACGCATGGACTTGGTTAAAAAATCAGCCGCGTCCACCAGCTGCATCGCTCACTGTCGGTCCGTGGCAGTCGAATATGACTCAAGCGCAATACGCTAAGAAATTCAATGCGGTGCAAGCGTATTTACGCAGTGGAGATTGCTATCAAGTCAATTTAACGCAACGCTTTTGTGCGCCCTATCAAGGGAGTGAATGGCATATTTACACTCAGCTCGAACAGGCGAACCGCGCGCCCTTCTCTGCTTTTCTGCGCTTGCCACAAGGGGCCATCATCAGTCTTTCTCCGGAGCGGTTTTTGCGAGTCAATGACCGCCACATTGATACCAAGCCGATTAAAGGCACTCGACCACGCAGTGAGGATGCCAACCAAGATAAGAAACTCGCCAATGAACTGGCTCACTCGGCGAAAGATCAAGCGGAAAACTTAATGATCGTTGATCTGTTAAGAAACGATGTGGGGAAAGTGGCGATGCCTGGCTCCGTGCGAGTTCCCCATTTGTTTGCGGTCGAATCGTTCCCAGCCGTGCACCATTTAGTCTCGACGATTACCGCTCAGCTTGATGAGCGCTATACCATGGCACAACTGCTGCGCGCCTGTTTTCCCGGCGGCTCTATCACCGGAGCCCCCAAAATTCGCGCCATGCAGATCATTGAAGAGCTCGAACCGCACCGACGCAGTCTTTACTGTGGCTCGATCGGTTACATAAGCCGTCATGGCCGAATGGATACCAGTATTACCATTCGCACTCTGATTGCCTGTCAAAACTTGTTGTATGTTTGGGCCGGTGGTGGTTTAGTTGCAGATAGCCAAGTTGATGATGAATATCAAGAAACGCTGGATAAGCTCTCACGTATTCTCCCATTATTGGGATAA
- a CDS encoding fumarate hydratase, which produces MTVISKQDVISSVADALQYISYYHPVDFVKALESAHEREENPAAKDAIAQILINSRMSAEGHRPICQDTGIVTCFVDIGMDVQWDETDMTVQEMVDEGVRQAYCNPYNPLRKSILKDPAGARINTQDNAPAVVHINMVKGDKVDVRIAAKGGGSENKSKMVMLNPSDDIAAWVEKTLPTMGAGWCPPGMLGIGIGGTAEKAAVLAKESLMEHIDIQDLIARGPQNAEEELRVDIFNRVNKLGIGAQGLGGLTTVVDVKIKSAPTHAASKPVCMIPNCAATRHIHFTLDGSGPAQLTPPKLEDWPQITREVNSNTRRVNLDTITKEDVQTWRTGETVLLSGKILTGRDAAHKRIQALLDKGESLPEGVDLKGKFIYYVGPVDAVGDEVVGPAGPTTATRMDKFTDMMLEDIGVMGMIGKSERGDDTVASLKKHKAVYLMAVGGAAYLVAKAIKKARVVAFEDLGMEAIYEFEVEDMPVTVAVDSSGANVHRLGPDTWRVKIQEAEHNQ; this is translated from the coding sequence ATGACGGTAATAAGCAAGCAAGATGTCATCAGCAGTGTGGCTGATGCGCTTCAATACATTTCCTACTACCATCCCGTGGATTTTGTGAAAGCACTCGAAAGTGCACATGAACGTGAGGAAAACCCGGCGGCAAAAGATGCGATCGCTCAAATTTTGATTAACTCTCGCATGTCGGCAGAAGGGCATCGTCCTATCTGTCAGGATACCGGGATCGTAACATGCTTTGTTGATATTGGTATGGACGTCCAATGGGATGAAACCGATATGACGGTACAAGAAATGGTGGATGAAGGCGTACGTCAAGCATACTGCAATCCCTATAATCCATTGCGTAAGTCGATTCTCAAAGATCCTGCTGGCGCGCGCATCAACACACAAGATAACGCACCAGCCGTTGTTCATATCAATATGGTGAAAGGCGACAAAGTCGACGTGCGTATCGCGGCCAAAGGTGGCGGCAGTGAAAACAAGAGCAAAATGGTCATGTTAAACCCATCAGACGACATTGCTGCTTGGGTCGAAAAAACCTTGCCGACCATGGGCGCAGGCTGGTGTCCACCGGGAATGCTCGGTATTGGTATTGGTGGTACGGCAGAAAAAGCGGCTGTGCTGGCAAAAGAGTCTTTGATGGAACACATTGATATTCAAGATTTAATCGCACGTGGTCCGCAAAATGCGGAAGAAGAGCTGCGTGTGGATATTTTTAATCGCGTCAATAAGTTAGGCATTGGCGCGCAAGGATTGGGCGGATTGACCACTGTGGTGGATGTTAAAATTAAATCAGCCCCCACGCATGCGGCTTCAAAACCGGTATGTATGATCCCCAACTGCGCAGCGACACGGCATATCCATTTCACATTAGATGGCTCTGGTCCTGCGCAATTGACGCCACCAAAATTGGAAGATTGGCCACAAATCACTCGTGAAGTGAACAGTAATACGCGCCGGGTGAATCTCGATACCATCACCAAAGAAGACGTACAAACATGGCGTACCGGAGAAACGGTGTTACTATCCGGTAAAATTCTCACCGGACGTGATGCCGCGCATAAACGTATTCAAGCGCTGTTGGACAAAGGCGAGTCTTTACCTGAGGGCGTCGATCTCAAAGGTAAATTCATTTACTACGTCGGTCCGGTTGATGCGGTGGGTGATGAAGTCGTTGGGCCAGCAGGACCGACAACCGCAACCCGTATGGATAAGTTTACCGATATGATGCTGGAAGACATTGGTGTGATGGGCATGATTGGTAAGTCTGAACGGGGTGATGACACGGTCGCATCGTTGAAAAAACACAAAGCGGTGTATTTAATGGCCGTGGGTGGCGCGGCATATTTAGTCGCCAAAGCCATTAAAAAAGCGCGAGTGGTGGCATTTGAAGACTTGGGGATGGAAGCGATTTATGAGTTTGAAGTCGAAGATATGCCAGTCACGGTGGCAGTGGACTCCTCTGGCGCCAACGTCCATCGTTTAGGCCCTGATACATGGCGAGTTAAAATTCAAGAAGCCGAGCACAATCAGTAA
- a CDS encoding YcjX family protein, whose product MSLRKDMAQLVHRTTDSHIRLAVTGLSRAGKTAFITSLVNQLLHSSSHDNLPLFSAARDHRLIGARRVPQTNLMVPRFSYDEAEASLYGVPPAWPEPTRDVSEIRLAIRYRPQKRTKRLLSSQATLYLDIIDYPGEWLLDLPLLELDFFAWSQQQMQALHGQRKAFAAEWLSALEALDLHAPADEQVMANIAKLYTDYLHRCKAEGLHWVQPGRFVLPGELAGAPVLQFFPVVSSLASEEVPSGSYLTLLQARYQEYQSKVVKRFYKQYFSTFDRQLVLVDCLSPLNAGFDSFMDMRSALEQLMHSFRYGRSGLLSRLFAPKIDKVVFAATKADHITPDQHTNLVSLLQQMVHPAWQHAAFENIDMSCISMASVRATQSGYIAVKDTQHPAIQGTLLTGEEQTLYPGDVPEKLPDPEYFEQHRFDFSEFRPLRSERDAPLAHIRLDKALDVLLGDKLR is encoded by the coding sequence ATGTCACTGCGTAAAGACATGGCCCAGTTGGTTCACAGAACGACCGATTCGCATATCCGCCTTGCGGTCACGGGATTATCGCGGGCAGGCAAGACGGCCTTTATCACGTCATTGGTCAACCAGTTGTTACATAGCTCGTCTCATGACAACTTACCGTTATTTTCAGCCGCTCGCGATCATCGTTTGATTGGTGCGCGCCGTGTGCCGCAAACGAACTTAATGGTGCCACGTTTTTCGTATGATGAAGCCGAGGCGTCTTTATATGGTGTACCGCCTGCATGGCCGGAACCGACAAGAGACGTCAGTGAAATCCGTTTAGCCATTCGTTATCGGCCGCAAAAAAGAACCAAACGTTTACTGAGCTCACAAGCGACGTTGTACCTGGATATTATTGATTATCCTGGTGAATGGTTGCTAGATTTGCCCTTATTAGAACTCGATTTTTTTGCGTGGAGTCAGCAGCAAATGCAAGCATTGCATGGCCAGCGCAAAGCCTTCGCGGCAGAATGGCTCTCGGCACTCGAGGCTTTGGATCTGCACGCACCCGCCGATGAACAGGTGATGGCAAATATTGCCAAGTTATACACGGATTATTTACATCGCTGTAAAGCGGAAGGACTTCACTGGGTTCAGCCGGGACGCTTTGTGTTACCGGGAGAATTGGCTGGTGCTCCGGTTTTGCAATTCTTTCCCGTAGTGAGCTCGTTGGCATCCGAAGAGGTGCCGTCAGGCAGTTATTTAACTTTGTTGCAAGCGCGCTATCAAGAGTACCAATCGAAAGTAGTGAAGCGTTTTTATAAGCAATATTTTTCAACGTTTGATAGACAATTGGTTTTGGTTGATTGCTTATCACCGCTCAATGCTGGGTTTGATTCCTTTATGGATATGCGCAGCGCGCTGGAACAGTTGATGCACAGTTTTCGTTACGGTCGCTCGGGGTTATTGAGCCGTTTATTTGCGCCTAAAATTGATAAGGTCGTGTTTGCGGCCACCAAGGCGGATCATATTACGCCAGATCAACACACGAACTTGGTGAGTTTACTTCAGCAAATGGTGCATCCGGCATGGCAGCATGCGGCTTTTGAAAACATCGATATGAGCTGCATTAGCATGGCGTCAGTAAGAGCGACACAGTCTGGTTATATTGCGGTGAAAGACACTCAACATCCCGCAATTCAAGGCACATTGCTTACTGGCGAAGAGCAAACTCTTTACCCTGGCGACGTCCCAGAAAAACTGCCTGATCCAGAGTACTTTGAGCAGCATCGGTTTGATTTTAGTGAGTTTCGGCCACTCAGATCAGAGCGAGATGCGCCACTTGCCCACATTCGTTTAGATAAAGCCCTCGATGTATTATTGGGAGACAAATTACGATGA
- a CDS encoding YcjF family protein: protein MSHYKQKRHFEGELYPEQELELGEKQAFHQAEMFVPSEQEQDEHAIEASLDEVVRPRNGRLWKISTAIAVFGGLVVWQTVDSVLTAIRSSDWLSVGWSAFIAGLAAVGVGALCKELWHLRKLKRHFSIQEQAERLILDNQVGQGEAFCHKLAELGDIHATNLGYQRWKNSINNSHSDAEILELYDALVLEQQDKQALDIVTRYSTEAAVLVAVSPLAMADMILVGWRSFKMVEKLADLYGIELGYWSRLKLFKAVLVNMATAGASEMVVDASFDLLSMDLAAKVSTRAGQGIGVGILTARLGIKAMALLRPLPWVEQRRVKLSQVRKHILAKVAAVAVK, encoded by the coding sequence ATGAGTCACTATAAACAAAAAAGGCACTTTGAGGGTGAGTTATACCCAGAGCAAGAACTCGAACTTGGCGAAAAGCAGGCCTTTCACCAAGCAGAAATGTTTGTCCCTTCAGAGCAAGAGCAGGATGAGCACGCGATTGAGGCGAGTCTCGATGAGGTGGTGCGCCCACGCAATGGCCGGCTTTGGAAAATCAGTACGGCGATCGCGGTTTTTGGTGGTTTAGTGGTGTGGCAAACCGTCGATTCGGTGTTAACTGCTATTCGTAGCTCTGACTGGTTAAGTGTTGGGTGGAGTGCATTCATTGCGGGTTTGGCCGCTGTCGGTGTCGGCGCATTATGTAAAGAATTATGGCACCTACGTAAGCTCAAGCGTCATTTTTCAATTCAAGAGCAAGCGGAGCGCTTAATCTTAGACAATCAAGTCGGACAAGGCGAAGCGTTCTGCCACAAGCTGGCTGAACTTGGCGATATCCACGCCACCAATTTGGGTTATCAACGCTGGAAAAACAGCATTAATAACAGTCATAGCGATGCGGAAATCTTGGAGTTGTATGACGCGCTCGTGCTTGAACAACAAGATAAGCAGGCTTTAGATATCGTGACGCGCTATTCAACAGAAGCGGCGGTGCTGGTGGCCGTGAGCCCACTCGCGATGGCCGATATGATATTAGTTGGTTGGCGCAGCTTCAAAATGGTCGAAAAGCTCGCTGATTTGTACGGGATTGAATTGGGTTACTGGTCACGGTTGAAGTTGTTTAAAGCGGTGCTCGTGAATATGGCAACCGCAGGCGCGAGTGAGATGGTGGTGGATGCGAGTTTCGATTTACTCTCGATGGACTTGGCCGCGAAAGTCTCCACTCGTGCAGGGCAAGGTATTGGCGTCGGTATTTTAACGGCGCGGCTTGGTATTAAAGCGATGGCGCTACTGCGGCCTTTGCCTTGGGTTGAACAACGCCGAGTGAAATTATCGCAGGTTCGTAAACATATCTTGGCGAAAGTAGCAGCGGTAGCGGTAAAATAG
- the tyrR gene encoding transcriptional regulator TyrR → MRLEVLCEDRLGLTRELLDILASRNIDLRGIEIDISGIIYLNCPDSDFATFSELMTEIRRITGVKDVRKIQFMPMERHNTELISLLDNLPDCVLSINLKGEVDMANLSAIATLNKPANEVIDQPISHLVPTFNFPRWIEGSKARLRDHVVLEGLDYQLEVTPVYITGESKESTLAGAMMMLKPMKGSSAFDDRVPLDSLLGFEHFVGVSHRHKTLLNQAKKLSSLDQPLLIEGETGTGKEMLARACHHRSPRGEQPFLVVNCASMPDDVAETELFGRIAGNTEPSSKGIFELANGGTVFLDEIGEMSPHLQIKLLRFLQDGTFRRVGEEQEIHLDVRVIASTRHQLLALSDAGSFREDLYYRLNVLTLRIPPLRDRPSDIAPLLELFITKHSRSLGISRPEMEDTLLDELAHYHWPGNMRQLDNMVLRALTEIQDEPLGIGHFHLPHSESTAGVTGQLFLDGSLDDIMKTYEHQVLDRLYQSFPSSRKLAKRLDVSHTSIANKLREYGIKKR, encoded by the coding sequence GTGCGTCTTGAAGTCTTATGCGAAGACAGACTCGGATTAACCCGAGAACTGCTTGATATCCTCGCCTCGAGAAATATTGATCTCCGAGGTATTGAAATTGACATTAGCGGCATTATTTACCTGAATTGCCCAGATAGTGATTTCGCCACCTTCAGTGAGTTGATGACGGAAATTCGTCGTATTACTGGTGTAAAAGATGTGCGTAAAATTCAGTTTATGCCGATGGAGCGCCACAATACGGAGCTCATCTCGTTACTCGACAACCTCCCAGATTGTGTTTTGTCGATCAATCTTAAAGGCGAAGTCGACATGGCCAATCTCAGTGCCATTGCGACACTGAATAAACCTGCCAATGAAGTGATTGATCAACCCATTTCTCATCTCGTGCCAACTTTTAACTTCCCTCGCTGGATAGAAGGCAGTAAAGCGCGTTTACGTGATCATGTTGTGCTTGAAGGGCTCGATTATCAACTTGAAGTCACGCCGGTCTACATTACTGGGGAGTCGAAAGAATCGACGCTCGCAGGGGCGATGATGATGCTTAAACCGATGAAAGGATCGTCAGCGTTCGATGATCGCGTTCCGCTCGATTCTTTATTGGGGTTTGAGCACTTTGTCGGCGTTTCTCATCGGCATAAAACCTTGTTGAATCAAGCGAAGAAGCTATCCAGCTTGGATCAACCGCTACTGATTGAAGGGGAAACCGGTACAGGCAAAGAAATGCTTGCACGCGCCTGTCATCATCGTTCCCCTCGAGGTGAACAGCCATTTTTAGTCGTTAACTGTGCGTCCATGCCGGACGATGTGGCCGAGACGGAACTGTTTGGCCGTATTGCGGGCAACACTGAGCCTAGCAGCAAGGGCATTTTTGAGTTGGCGAATGGTGGCACGGTGTTTCTCGATGAAATTGGGGAAATGAGCCCTCACTTGCAAATTAAGTTATTGCGCTTTTTGCAGGACGGAACATTCCGACGCGTAGGGGAAGAGCAAGAAATCCATCTGGATGTACGTGTCATTGCATCGACGCGCCATCAACTGCTGGCGCTATCGGATGCAGGCAGTTTCCGCGAGGATTTATATTATCGCCTGAATGTTTTAACCTTACGCATTCCACCATTACGTGATAGACCCAGTGATATTGCGCCGTTACTTGAGTTATTTATCACCAAGCACAGCCGCAGCCTGGGCATTTCACGCCCTGAGATGGAAGACACGTTGCTGGATGAGTTGGCACACTACCATTGGCCTGGCAACATGCGCCAATTGGATAACATGGTGTTGCGTGCGTTGACTGAAATACAAGATGAACCTTTAGGTATTGGCCATTTTCATTTACCACATAGTGAATCCACGGCGGGCGTGACGGGGCAGTTGTTCTTAGACGGTTCCTTAGATGACATCATGAAAACGTATGAGCATCAGGTGTTAGATCGCCTCTACCAGTCTTTTCCATCGAGTCGGAAATTGGCAAAACGTCTTGACGTGTCACATACTTCTATTGCGAACAAGTTACGCGAGTATGGCATCAAAAAACGCTAG
- the rimJ gene encoding ribosomal protein S5-alanine N-acetyltransferase — translation MSLYYVHQVDNDIALRTATVDDAVLISQYFCDNREYLKPWEPQRTPAFYAPITWRDRLVKLHELHRLGMAYYLLIIDQATSEMLGTISFSNLAKFPLYSCSVGYSLAEKAQGRGIMSRALKMACEYMFSEQNMHRINAAYMPHNQRSAAVLKRVGFVEEGFAANYLLIDGQWRDHRLVALLNEHWQAE, via the coding sequence ATGTCATTGTATTATGTTCACCAAGTCGATAATGATATTGCCTTACGCACGGCGACGGTCGACGACGCTGTGTTGATCAGTCAATATTTCTGTGATAATCGTGAGTATTTAAAGCCTTGGGAACCACAGCGAACCCCCGCATTTTATGCGCCGATTACTTGGCGGGATCGGTTGGTTAAACTGCATGAATTACATCGCTTGGGCATGGCGTATTACTTGTTGATCATTGATCAGGCCACCAGTGAAATGCTTGGCACCATTTCGTTCAGTAACTTGGCAAAATTTCCGCTGTATTCTTGTTCGGTCGGATACTCACTGGCTGAAAAAGCACAAGGGCGCGGCATCATGAGCCGAGCACTCAAAATGGCCTGTGAGTATATGTTCTCAGAGCAAAATATGCATCGCATCAACGCCGCTTACATGCCTCATAACCAGCGTAGCGCTGCAGTACTTAAACGCGTCGGTTTTGTTGAAGAGGGGTTTGCTGCCAATTATTTATTGATCGATGGCCAATGGCGCGATCATCGTTTAGTCGCATTGCTTAACGAGCATTGGCAGGCCGAATGA